A window of Rosa rugosa chromosome 7, drRosRugo1.1, whole genome shotgun sequence genomic DNA:
GAGAGTTTGAAGGATCAGGTTAAGGGATTTGCAATGGCTTGGGGGGAGATTCTGCTGGATTTGGGGAGAGGATGTAAGGACATTGTGCAGCAGAGCTTTTTGACTGAGGACTCGTACATTGTGAGGAAGCTTGAGACGCCCTGCGCCAAAGCGTCGGCGAAGTTGAGGTACTTGAATGAGTTCTTGCCGGAGGATCGCGATCCGGCTCACGCTTGGCTGGTGattctctttgttttcattCTTGCACTTACAGGTATATAGTGTTCTGCTGCTTCTTATGACTTTTTGAATGTTCATAGCTAGTGGATTATGCAGTTGTTCATTAGAGTATTACGTAATTATCTTTTTCTGTATGTATGAAAAATAGTGTTCCAAAGCTTTTTCATCTGTTTAAAAATGTTTTGGTACGGCGAAGAGCTACACTGCTGATCTGCATACTTCTTATTTGTCATGGTTATTTATTTCCTGATTTTGTTACTAGTTTTGGTTAGGGCTGGGGTTTTGTTCTTGTGATATTCTTATACTAAACCGTCAGATTTTGTGTTCCTGTTGAGCTAGAATCTTTTTTTGAATATTCATCGAATGGCATTGTTTCTCTTGTGAGAGATCTTGTGATCATGCAGTCGGCACTGTTTTGATGCTTAAAATAGCAAAAGTGGACTTTATTTGAAACTTAGTTAGTTCAATTGTAGGCAGAGATACCCTTTATTGGTTCAAGAGAGACTGAAGGTCATGAAATTCGGTTTCAAAACAAaattctctttttcctttccagaGCCTGTTTGAGACAATATGGGAAGTTTTTCTGTTTGCCTTCTTGACTTGTATTGATTATTTCTAGGTGCTGCAACTTGTCTCTGTTACATTAGCTTAAACCCTATGAGGATTTAGTAGTTGCCAAAATAAGTTCTTTGCAGTACCTGGCACTGTGCTGCTGAGAAACAGTATTCTTCTGAATATGGATGTGACTTTGTGAGTGGTGATGTTAGTTAGCATACCAACTTTAGTCAGGTCTTGTATACAGTTCAGCTGTACTAGTGTGGTGGCACTCAGTTGAGCGTTGATAGTTTTGGTATAATGaataaacaaaagcaaaaatctttaaaaaaataaagtatTCATATAGGAGAGTTACAGTTCTCTTCTACAGTTTTTTGATGGTGGGTTTAATTCTTGTTCCCAGTGTTGCAATTATGAATTGATTAAGACCCAGAATAGATTGATCTCTAGTCTGCTATGTTGTATATTTGATCGGTCCTCAACATTATAGTGTCATAGAAAGTTGTTCTACATTAGTCAATGTTTTCTAGTGAACTGAAGACTTTGTGAGTGACTTGAATTTGACTGCAATTTACATTCTCATTCCAAAATGGTAAAAGCTTGATATGGTTTGTAATAGATTGCCAAATGTGTGCAGCTATAAGTATAAATACCGAACATGACAGCTTGGTTCGACAAGTGAAGAGAGTGCAGATGCATCGTCCCAGTGCTACTCATGTACTACTTCCAGATGGAAGGCGATTGGCTTATCACGAGCAAGGTGTCCCAGCTAAAACAACTCGGATTTCACTGATTGCTCCtcattcttttctttcatcacgaCTTGCAGGTAACTAATGCTAAATGATTTGAGTGGTAATGATATTGGGACCAGAATCTATGCTCTTGATGAAAATCATAGGAACTTAACTCCCGTTATTTCGTTCCAAAACTTTCCCCTTTTTGAAGGTATGCCGGGAATTAAAATATCATTGCTTGAAGAGTTTGGTATCCGCTTGATCACATATGATCTTCCTGGCTTTGGGGAGAGTGATCCTCATCCCAGCAGGAATCTTAACTCATCTGCGATAGATATCCTGTGTTTAGCCAATGCCATTGGTATTGAAGACAAGTTCTGGGTGCTGGGCCACTCAAGTGGAGCCATGCATGCTTGGGCTGCTCTTAGATACATTCCTGACAAAGTTGCAGGTATGCTGTATTAATAATTCCCTATAAATTTGTGATAGTAATTTAATTACTGTTTGGGTTCTGCACATGGTTAGCATTATCTTATTTAATTAACAAACCTTGGAGATCTGGACCTTATTCTATGTTCATCTATTGATTACCCCAACTTTTACTCACTTCTTATTACATTTACTTGTTTTGGTAATAATCTATATTACTCTTGCAGGTGCAGCTATGGTGGCCCCAATAATTAATCCCTATGAACCTGGCATGACTAAGGAAGAGATGAAAAGAACTTGGGAACCATGGGTTTTTAGAAGGAAAACAATGTACTTCTTTGCTCGTAGATTTCCAAAGTTTCTAAACTCTTATTATCGCCGAAGCTTCCTATCAGGAAAGCATGACAGAATTGACAAGTGGTTATCTCTCTCACTGGGCAAGAGGGTAAGTTcattaaaatttgaaatttctttGCCTTCTCTTTATAATGGTGAGAGAGAAGGAATCAACGCCAGCTTGAATACAGATTTATCTCCTTTTTTGGTAATGCATGATGATTACATGGGGAATCGTTTCGTGGGAATCAGATTGCTTTTTCTTATAATATTTGAGTTAGCTTTTTATGACTATAATAGATGATTGTGCATGTTCAGTTGAGTGCACAAGTATCAACTTCCATGATCTTGACATGTGCAGGATGAAATTCTAATCGAAGAGCCAAAAATTGAAGAGCATTTGCAAAGGGATGTGGAGGAGTCGATCCGCCAGGATAGTACTAAACCCTTTATAGAGGAAGCTGTGCTACAAGTATCTAAGTGGGGTTTTAGTGTGGCAGATCTTCAGGTGCAGAAAAAGTGTCAACAGAGAGGAATTTTAACTTGGCTCAGGTCCTTCTACAGTGAGGCAGAATGTGAACTGACTGGATTTCTAGGCCAGATACACATATGGCAGGTTTGTGCATATATTTTCCTCATTATGTCTATTTCAACATTCAATTCTTTATCATTTCCTATGACATTTTCTTTGAGAACATGTACCATCTCTAGGTATAGAAATGCATATCCTCCAAAACAATGCCATCATTTAGTATATTTCTCGATAAACATCAGAGCATGTCCTCAAATCTGTAAAAGACTAAAAGCCAACCACAGATATTATTGATTCATTCATAatgaatggaaaaaaaaaaaaaaaaatccctctTGGCTGGAGTATTTTACGAatgatatatttttttgatTATTATTGATGAACAGGGGATGGATGATCAGATAATCCCACCATCAGTGACTGACTATATTTCGCGGGTTTTACCCGGAGCTTATGTGCATAAGCTCCCAAATGAAGGCCACTTCTCCTACTTGTATTTCTGTGATGAATGCCATAGACAGATGTTTACTACTCTTTTCGGAAGCCCTCAAGGTCCAGTTAAGGAAGTTGTTACTCCAACTCAAGTGGAAGGCAATTCTGAAGAGCTATCATCATCAAATGCTGATTCTCCCACGGAGTGACAAGTTGTTTCTGCTAATTTTTTCAGGTTAAAATTTCTGATGTAAATACCACAGGTTGCTCCCCTGCTCAGTGGAGCATGAAAGATGAGAGTTCCATAGTTTCGGAGGATTAGCACTTTTGACAACAGCTACTTAGAAGAAATGATGCTGCAATTTACATGATCTTTTGTATGAAACTGTTTGACATCTCCAGGCAAAGCTTCAAGCTTTAGTGTGGCCAAAGAAAGGAAAACAGCTCTTTATAAAGATATATATGCCACAAATATCAATAATACTGGGTTTTAACCCGTTATTTACTCAAGCTACTCATCTCTACATGTTACATTTTCACTCTGCTAGTCTTTCAGTTTTAATGTTATTCCAAAATAATCTTATGCCCTCAACCGGGACATGGTATAGTCAAATGCTGGCTTTGTAAGCTAGTAGTATGTGAATCAACAGCATTTACATTTTTACTTGTGAGAACAAAATCTGATTGACTAAAGAATTGGGAACCTTTCAATATCAATACAAATTAACTTATTCCTGCTCCGCAAATTCATGAAATCAAAAGTACAAGGCTTCTGCCGATACGTGGTCCAGCTATAGGATCCTCATTATATGAATTTGCTTCTACAGAAACTCCCCACTAATATACCATAAATGGTCAATCTGAAACAGAGATGATATTCCTAAAACTCAAATGTTGAGAACCAAGCCTGAATCCCTTGGAGCCTTAGCACTAGCCAGTAACATCAAAATGCAGAGCTGCCGCCCCTGATTTTTCCAAGCAATGTATCTTTGGCTTCATTGATTTTAGATGCAAGGTAATGGCTACCTCCTGCATCTGGATGGTTAGCAACCATCACCCTCCTATGGGCTTCCCTGACCTTGGTTATGGGAACACTCTCCCTGAGAAAAAAAAGACCAAATATATCAGGTATAGAGAACAAATGTAATATATCAGAATCACAGCTTGGGACTTGCTCTAAATGAGCAGGGCCCGCTGTAGAGAGCATGGCTCAGCTCATGTAAGGTAAAAAGACATTCAACTTCATACAAAGGAATCGGCTTACAAGCTTAAGACAAGACTTCGGCTCATCTACTTAACAAGCTGAGCTCAAACTAACACAGTATCAGCTCCTAGTAAGTAGACATTGCCCCCAAAGAGAAGAACAGAGACTCAGAAGTGTGGTGCACTGATAACTTCCTCATTTACTTTTCCAGTTTTGAAAAGTTGTTAATTCCTGTCTAATGTGTTCTAAAACTACTCCAACGAAGAAAGCTTTCCAAAGAATCAGTGAAACATGTAATTGGTTTACATCTACATACTTGGTTAGCTTCAAGGATCGCAGAGAAGAGCTCTAATACTGTAGCACCAAGCAATATTGTACGAATGGCCAAAAAGCATTTTAAAACTCTATTTGAGCACAAGCTGAGCCAGTTATATGTTGGCAACTGACCTGTGCTCAAGGCTAAGCAGTGAGACACTCAGTTTAATGCCACCACTAAGGTTAGAAGACCAGGGAGATGAAGGGACCAAAAAATAGCAATGATCCATTGCCTCTGCTGGAATCTACAACTGATCTAGGCTTAAATATAAAAATGATTTAATCATGTGGTTAATACAATTAAAGATGGGCCAGGCACAAACCTACCAAAGATCAAATAGGGTAAACTTATGCATTTCTTGCAACCTAGATATGCAAGGCTGTAGAGTTGGGTTTGAGAAACTCGGAGATCCAATAACAGACCCATATTTGCAGAAACATTAGTAATGGAACATTTATGTCATCACGCTGTAAAGTACATTAAACATGGCAGCTAGCATATTACCCTATCATCTATACCAACACACATTTTTAGTGACTTAAAGACTACGGATTCCTACATTAGACAAAATGCAATATGATACCTGACTCCAAGTATTAGAGCTGCTTCCCTCCGGGTCATGGTAGGTTGAAAACCACCTTCATAAAATTTACGCAGTCGAGCTGTAGGCGGTCTTGCTTTGAATGCTTGCCAAGCCTGAATGCCATATCTACCAGCataagcagcagcagcaacagccGCTCCTCCTATCAACGCAGTTACCTAATGCAAATTCCATTCATAAGCTTCTATTATTGCTCGAAAAAAAAACAGTCTAATTTGCACATATTTGCAGTCATCTCTTACttgaacattaaaaaaaaaactatagctgtaaattcaaatacaaatggCTAAATGGAAACAATAGTTCATCAATTTCATACAAATACAAGTTAACACAAAGAAAGTTTCTTTATAATCAGGACCCAGAGCCCATTAAGCCTAGAATCGATAAACTCCTCATTCATTAGGCACAAAGGAATGGAATTTCATctcaatatattataaagctccaTTATTTTTTTCTGGGAAAACAAAGTTGGGTCTAGCTAATAAACCCCTGACCTGAATCCAGAATAGACGCTAAACCCCTTTAGGATGCAAACAATGAATCCTTTCCCTAATAACCCTTTTGCATATCAGAACATTTAGATTGGGAGGGACATGGGATTCGTATACAAAAAGCGAAATACACAAGGGAGATGAGGAGAATTGAAAAGGGTACTCACCATTTATGTTCTAGTTTGGAGGTCGAAGAAACAGTTGGGTTGGCGACGCAAGGGTTTATGGTGTTTCGATGGGAAATTTTCTTTTC
This region includes:
- the LOC133721139 gene encoding uncharacterized protein LOC133721139: MAEVRGSNSFRDEMASLLGDAGIRYAAADPIGISTASFAAPTAGHVSGYSPEQSESLKDQVKGFAMAWGEILLDLGRGCKDIVQQSFLTEDSYIVRKLETPCAKASAKLRYLNEFLPEDRDPAHAWLVILFVFILALTAISINTEHDSLVRQVKRVQMHRPSATHVLLPDGRRLAYHEQGVPAKTTRISLIAPHSFLSSRLAGMPGIKISLLEEFGIRLITYDLPGFGESDPHPSRNLNSSAIDILCLANAIGIEDKFWVLGHSSGAMHAWAALRYIPDKVAGAAMVAPIINPYEPGMTKEEMKRTWEPWVFRRKTMYFFARRFPKFLNSYYRRSFLSGKHDRIDKWLSLSLGKRDEILIEEPKIEEHLQRDVEESIRQDSTKPFIEEAVLQVSKWGFSVADLQVQKKCQQRGILTWLRSFYSEAECELTGFLGQIHIWQGMDDQIIPPSVTDYISRVLPGAYVHKLPNEGHFSYLYFCDECHRQMFTTLFGSPQGPVKEVVTPTQVEGNSEELSSSNADSPTE
- the LOC133721140 gene encoding mitochondrial import inner membrane translocase subunit TIM14-2, which gives rise to MVTALIGGAAVAAAAYAGRYGIQAWQAFKARPPTARLRKFYEGGFQPTMTRREAALILGVRESVPITKVREAHRRVMVANHPDAGGSHYLASKINEAKDTLLGKIRGGSSAF